One Desulforhopalus sp. DNA segment encodes these proteins:
- a CDS encoding glycine zipper 2TM domain-containing protein, whose translation MKKITLLLLPVFLLSLTSCANEYSKGQQGALIGAGSGAIIGQAIGRNKEATLIGIAVGTLLGYIVGNEMDKYDRMQLNHAYEFGPSGQSTAWSNPDNGKRYEVVPQPAYVQPNQPDRPCRRAEILATIDGRTERTYTTACRNNAGHWELQN comes from the coding sequence ATGAAAAAAATCACGCTTTTATTACTGCCGGTATTTTTACTCAGCCTTACCTCTTGTGCCAATGAATACAGTAAGGGCCAACAAGGTGCCCTTATCGGTGCAGGAAGCGGTGCAATAATCGGCCAAGCCATCGGCCGCAACAAGGAAGCAACCCTTATCGGTATAGCGGTGGGCACCCTCCTCGGCTACATCGTCGGTAACGAAATGGATAAATACGACCGCATGCAGTTAAATCATGCGTACGAATTCGGCCCATCAGGGCAAAGCACCGCCTGGAGCAATCCAGACAATGGCAAACGCTACGAAGTTGTCCCGCAACCGGCCTATGTTCAACCCAACCAACCTGACAGACCTTGCCGCCGCGCAGAAATCCTCGCCACCATTGATGGCCGCACCGAGAGGACGTACACAACTGCCTGCCGCAACAATGCCGGCCATTGGGAGCTGCAAAACTGA
- a CDS encoding HAD hydrolase-like protein codes for MNSANSSPAPEPAKRARPEFLWQEIETVFLDMDGTLLDKYYDDFFWEHYVPETYANKNNLHHPEARQLLLSIYRSVENTLQWTDLDYWSERLGLDIASLKREVSHLVNVHPHVGDFLSYMEELGKKVYLITNAHPKALEVKMEKVKIGKWFQRLITSQEVGAAKEQPEFWHKLQEILPYNKATTLFADDTEKVLHSAAGYGIGHLVHIAKPSSRLDPQPSLYYPSILSFQELLFRS; via the coding sequence ATGAACTCGGCAAACTCATCCCCAGCGCCTGAACCGGCAAAACGGGCACGTCCCGAATTTCTTTGGCAGGAGATCGAAACGGTCTTTCTCGACATGGACGGCACCCTCCTCGATAAGTACTACGACGACTTCTTCTGGGAACACTATGTTCCCGAGACCTACGCCAACAAGAACAATCTTCATCATCCTGAGGCCCGGCAACTGCTGCTTTCGATATATCGAAGCGTCGAGAACACCCTGCAGTGGACCGACCTAGATTATTGGTCAGAGCGCCTCGGCCTTGATATCGCAAGTCTTAAAAGGGAGGTGAGCCATTTAGTAAACGTCCATCCCCATGTTGGCGATTTTCTTTCCTATATGGAAGAACTGGGGAAAAAGGTCTATCTCATCACCAATGCCCACCCGAAGGCACTGGAGGTAAAGATGGAGAAGGTGAAGATCGGCAAATGGTTTCAACGACTCATTACCTCCCAGGAGGTCGGTGCAGCCAAGGAGCAGCCCGAATTTTGGCATAAACTGCAGGAAATCCTGCCGTATAATAAGGCAACAACACTTTTTGCCGATGACACCGAAAAAGTACTCCATTCCGCAGCCGGATACGGGATTGGCCATCTTGTTCATATCGCCAAACCAAGCTCCAGGCTTGACCCGCAACCCTCCCTTTATTACCCGTCTATTCTGTCTTTTCAGGAGTTGCTGTTTAGAAGTTGA